One genomic window of Candidatus Limnocylindrales bacterium includes the following:
- a CDS encoding serine protease, which yields MSHFLLSLILPLSAFTLPRPAFHVRRFPWLFLFFICLSGCTHRLDRSDIEQLKYLLVSLEQGGGGVPISPHLVLTTAHLIWKPPGKTEQTLYIYMPPDFTHHTIKGQVVFIRREKDLCLIKTDYTFSSYARLAKKVNFFEDVILVSNFLSADASLFADRDYYGYSPSIQIGQFIDEKMVRGTRLLQFNGGTVFGDSGSPLFNKKKELVGIVSRVGLSQPGYGRSASVVTHYGLAIHLEEIRQFLKEGRL from the coding sequence ATGAGCCATTTTCTTTTGTCTTTAATTCTTCCTCTTTCCGCTTTCACTCTTCCTCGCCCGGCGTTTCACGTTCGTCGCTTCCCCTGGCTCTTTTTATTCTTCATCTGCCTATCTGGGTGTACTCATCGGCTTGACCGTTCAGATATTGAACAGCTCAAATATTTGTTGGTCAGCCTTGAACAGGGAGGTGGAGGGGTTCCTATATCCCCCCATCTTGTCCTGACCACGGCCCATCTTATCTGGAAACCTCCGGGAAAAACGGAGCAAACGCTCTATATTTATATGCCACCGGATTTCACCCATCATACCATCAAAGGACAGGTAGTCTTTATTCGCCGGGAGAAAGATCTCTGCTTGATTAAAACGGATTATACGTTCTCAAGTTACGCCCGCCTGGCCAAAAAGGTTAACTTTTTTGAGGATGTCATTTTGGTTTCCAACTTCCTCTCCGCCGATGCCAGTCTGTTCGCCGATCGAGACTACTATGGCTATAGCCCCTCCATCCAAATCGGTCAATTCATCGATGAAAAGATGGTAAGAGGGACCAGATTGCTTCAATTTAATGGGGGGACCGTTTTTGGAGATAGCGGTTCCCCCCTCTTCAATAAGAAAAAAGAATTAGTAGGCATTGTGAGCCGGGTCGGTCTTTCTCAACCAGGTTATGGGCGGTCTGCTTCGGTTGTAACCCACTACGGACTTGCCATTCACCTGGAAGAGATCCGACAGTTTTTAAAAGAAGGCCGGCTATGA
- a CDS encoding HEAT repeat domain-containing protein — MYQINEERFYFEDIPNSKSFTDAFSREHYTRDKTFHTEHLKLELSFDEPARKVMGRVTLTLYPINDHFRWVELDSVDLTILKVTDQEGRVLEFTASEGKLRIDLGQFYQSGQKIIVSIDYEGFPKKGLFFVQPDEAYPHKPYQIWSQGEAQDNSHWFPCYDAPNDRCTSEVLLTVQDKYIGLSNGKLLEVTHDPIRKTKTFHWFHEFPHPTYLVNIAVGEFSEKTDYYEDIPIIYYVPRGDEDKIQRSFENTPDMMKFFSEKTGYRYPYAKYAQVAVYDFTWGGMENTTLTILTHTTLHDARAHLDYKSDALVAHELAHQWFGDLLTTKSWEHLWLNEGFASYFDPLYYEYKWGVDEFHYRMMEEAEGYFKETEKYKRPIVTNLYTDHEDMFDAHSYNKAAWALHMLRYVLSDELFWKVIPAYVRKFAGKNVETNDLKVVIEETTGMSLEWFFKQWFYKAGHPEFEVKWSWEPSSESPESEKGKDLRYRTSDTGLQAGGMVVLNVKQTQKTDEQVPIFRMPVEIEITTREGSRTHKITVEKAEQTFFFPADSRPLMVLFDPGNWILKTLKFDKPKEEWIYQVKHARTIAGRIQACEGLGKIIGHSAVVTSLKETLLGDKFYGVRRAAAKALGEIGTEEALTALLEGLKDPDSRVRRGVVDALGNFKKESVIAVLKEVFAKDESYFTLGGTLEAAAKTKLTGVYDFILEGLKQDSWAEVIRSSVFNALGELKDPRGIEVGMKYTAYGQPYQVRMAAAKALGKLGDSLEDKKEIIREHLVPLLKDPHHRVRRAVVDALATLGDRKAIPELEKLAESEPLSLIRRAAQKAIKAIQEKAGEKSPKVEFQKELESLRDENKEMKKKLEELTAKVAALIETKGEK, encoded by the coding sequence ATGTATCAAATTAACGAAGAACGTTTCTATTTTGAAGATATCCCGAATAGTAAATCCTTTACCGATGCCTTTTCCCGAGAGCATTATACCCGTGATAAAACCTTTCATACCGAGCATTTGAAGCTAGAACTCTCCTTTGACGAACCGGCCAGGAAGGTTATGGGACGGGTAACTTTAACTCTTTATCCCATAAACGACCATTTTCGTTGGGTAGAACTGGATAGTGTGGATTTAACCATTCTAAAAGTTACCGATCAGGAGGGGAGAGTTTTAGAGTTTACGGCGTCCGAGGGCAAGCTCCGCATAGACCTGGGTCAATTTTATCAAAGTGGACAAAAGATAATCGTTTCCATAGATTATGAAGGGTTCCCCAAAAAGGGTCTTTTCTTTGTACAACCCGATGAAGCCTATCCCCACAAGCCTTATCAAATCTGGTCCCAGGGAGAAGCTCAGGACAACAGCCACTGGTTTCCCTGTTATGACGCTCCGAATGACCGGTGTACTTCAGAGGTCCTTTTAACGGTTCAAGACAAGTATATTGGCCTGTCTAACGGTAAACTCCTGGAGGTTACCCATGATCCCATCCGAAAGACCAAAACGTTTCATTGGTTCCATGAATTTCCCCATCCTACCTACCTGGTAAATATTGCCGTTGGAGAGTTCAGTGAAAAGACCGATTATTATGAAGATATTCCTATTATTTACTATGTTCCCCGGGGAGATGAGGATAAAATCCAGCGTTCCTTTGAAAATACCCCGGATATGATGAAGTTTTTTTCGGAAAAGACCGGTTATCGTTATCCCTATGCCAAATATGCCCAGGTGGCCGTGTATGATTTCACCTGGGGAGGAATGGAAAATACCACCTTGACGATTCTCACCCATACGACCCTTCATGACGCCCGGGCCCATCTGGACTATAAGAGTGATGCTCTGGTGGCCCATGAACTGGCCCATCAGTGGTTTGGGGATCTGCTGACCACTAAAAGCTGGGAGCATCTGTGGTTAAATGAAGGATTTGCTTCTTATTTTGATCCCCTCTACTATGAGTACAAGTGGGGTGTGGATGAGTTCCATTATCGGATGATGGAAGAAGCAGAAGGGTATTTTAAGGAAACCGAGAAGTACAAGCGGCCCATTGTAACGAACCTGTATACAGACCATGAAGATATGTTCGACGCACATTCGTATAACAAAGCGGCCTGGGCTTTACATATGCTTCGATATGTTCTCTCCGATGAGCTATTCTGGAAGGTAATTCCGGCTTATGTACGAAAATTCGCCGGAAAAAATGTGGAAACCAACGATCTCAAAGTGGTGATTGAAGAGACAACCGGAATGAGCCTGGAATGGTTTTTTAAGCAATGGTTTTATAAAGCAGGCCATCCGGAATTCGAGGTCAAATGGAGTTGGGAACCTTCTTCAGAGAGTCCAGAGTCGGAAAAAGGGAAAGATCTCAGATACCGGACATCTGATACCGGACTTCAGGCAGGAGGTATGGTCGTTTTAAATGTGAAACAGACTCAAAAAACGGACGAACAGGTTCCGATTTTCCGAATGCCTGTCGAAATCGAAATCACCACCCGGGAAGGAAGCCGGACCCACAAAATAACCGTTGAAAAAGCCGAACAGACCTTTTTCTTTCCTGCCGATTCCAGACCGCTTATGGTACTCTTTGACCCCGGTAACTGGATTCTAAAAACCCTTAAATTCGATAAACCCAAGGAAGAATGGATTTACCAGGTTAAGCACGCCAGGACCATTGCCGGAAGGATCCAAGCCTGTGAAGGATTAGGAAAGATTATAGGTCATTCCGCGGTGGTGACCTCTTTGAAAGAGACCCTGTTGGGAGATAAGTTTTACGGGGTTCGACGTGCAGCCGCCAAAGCTTTGGGTGAAATCGGAACCGAAGAAGCTTTAACGGCCTTACTGGAAGGCCTTAAAGATCCAGACTCTCGAGTTCGAAGGGGGGTCGTGGATGCTTTGGGAAACTTCAAAAAGGAATCGGTTATTGCCGTTTTAAAGGAAGTTTTTGCCAAAGATGAAAGTTATTTTACCCTAGGTGGCACCTTAGAAGCAGCCGCTAAAACAAAATTGACCGGAGTTTACGACTTCATCCTGGAAGGATTAAAACAGGATTCTTGGGCAGAGGTTATTCGCTCCTCGGTATTCAATGCCTTGGGAGAACTCAAAGATCCCAGGGGAATCGAAGTCGGAATGAAATACACGGCCTATGGCCAACCTTATCAAGTTCGAATGGCTGCTGCGAAAGCTCTGGGGAAATTAGGGGATAGCCTGGAAGATAAAAAGGAGATAATTCGAGAGCATCTGGTACCTCTCCTTAAAGATCCCCATCATCGAGTACGTCGGGCGGTTGTTGACGCTCTGGCTACCCTGGGAGATCGTAAAGCCATTCCAGAACTGGAGAAGCTGGCCGAGAGCGAACCCCTTAGTTTGATCAGGCGTGCAGCCCAGAAAGCCATTAAAGCCATTCAGGAGAAGGCCGGAGAAAAATCTCCCAAGGTAGAATTCCAGAAGGAGTTGGAATCCCTCAGAGATGAAAATAAAGAGATGAAAAAGAAATTAGAGGAGTTAACCGCTAAAGTCGCTGCCCTCATCGAAACAAAAGGTGAAAAGTAA